A genome region from Candidatus Obscuribacterales bacterium includes the following:
- a CDS encoding DUF3067 family protein — translation MTGEELHQLLMDKWGRSYDLQLRRIQDQVFLQVMWKYLEQVSFPRSEADYFAHLEAIAHYMNAWGSEQYIRQYIEQTRDRPRLGKAVSIPIDLGERASEWLLEF, via the coding sequence ATGACAGGAGAGGAGCTGCATCAGCTACTCATGGACAAATGGGGGCGATCGTACGATCTACAGCTACGACGCATTCAAGACCAGGTGTTTCTACAGGTGATGTGGAAATATTTGGAGCAGGTGTCGTTTCCCCGCAGTGAAGCCGACTATTTCGCCCATCTGGAGGCGATCGCTCACTATATGAATGCTTGGGGCAGCGAACAGTACATTCGTCAGTATATTGAACAGACGCGCGATCGCCCCCGGTTGGGCAAGGCGGTAAGTATCCCCATTGATTTAGGGGAACGGGCCTCGGAGTGGTTGCTGGAGTTTTAG